In Callospermophilus lateralis isolate mCalLat2 chromosome 10, mCalLat2.hap1, whole genome shotgun sequence, a single genomic region encodes these proteins:
- the Mis18a gene encoding protein Mis18-alpha isoform X2: MLSFPRKGRLSEDSGRHQLLQKWASMWSSVSTDASEASTEKFPEEAAPAEPPLVFLCSGCRRPLGDSLSWVTSQEDTNCILLRCVSCNVSVDKEQKLSKRKDENGCILETLYCAGCSLHLGYVFRCTPKNLDYKRDLFCLSVEAIESYTLGSSEKQIMPEDKELFNLESRVEIEKSLKQMEDVLKALQTKLWEVESKLSFMSCKS; this comes from the exons ATGCTGTCCTTTCCACGTAAAGG GAGGCTCTCGGAGGACTCGGGCCGCCACCAGCTGCTGCAGAAGTGGGCGAGCATGTGGAGCTCCGTGAGCACCGACGCGTCCGAGGCCAGCACCGAGAAGTTTCCGGAGGAGGCGGCCCCGGCGGAGCCCCCGCTGGTGTTCCTGTGCTCTGGCTGCCGGCGTCCGCTGGGCGACTCGCTGAGCTGGGTCACCAGCCAGGAGGACACCAACTGCATCCTGCTGCGCT GTGTTTCCTGTAATGTTTCTGTGGATAAAGAGCAGAAGCTTTCCAAACGTAAAGATGAAAATGGTTG CATTCTTGAGACCCTGTACTGTGCGGGTTGCTCCCTCCATCTTGGCTATGTATTCAGGTGCACTCCCAAGAATCTAGATTACAAGAGGGACTTGTTTTGCCTCAGTGTTGAAGCCATTGAAAG TTATACTTTAGggtcctctgaaaaacaaattatgCCAGAAGATAAAGAGCTTTTTAATCTTGAAAGCCGAGTTGAAATAGAAAAGTCTCTAAAACAg ATGGAAGATGTCTTGAAAGCATTGCAAACGAAGCTGTGGGAGGTTGAATCAAAATTGTCCTTTATGAGCTGCAAAAGCTGA
- the Mis18a gene encoding protein Mis18-alpha isoform X1 has product MAGSWSLGRHRGCTSTCCAGDLKDKRNDSSLLGRRLSEDSGRHQLLQKWASMWSSVSTDASEASTEKFPEEAAPAEPPLVFLCSGCRRPLGDSLSWVTSQEDTNCILLRCVSCNVSVDKEQKLSKRKDENGCILETLYCAGCSLHLGYVFRCTPKNLDYKRDLFCLSVEAIESYTLGSSEKQIMPEDKELFNLESRVEIEKSLKQMEDVLKALQTKLWEVESKLSFMSCKS; this is encoded by the exons ATGGCGGGCTCTTGGTCATTGGGTCGTCACAGAGGGTGTACCTCCACTTGCTGCGCGGGTGACCTCAAGGATAAGAGGAACGACTCGTCGCTGTTGGGCAGGAGGCTCTCGGAGGACTCGGGCCGCCACCAGCTGCTGCAGAAGTGGGCGAGCATGTGGAGCTCCGTGAGCACCGACGCGTCCGAGGCCAGCACCGAGAAGTTTCCGGAGGAGGCGGCCCCGGCGGAGCCCCCGCTGGTGTTCCTGTGCTCTGGCTGCCGGCGTCCGCTGGGCGACTCGCTGAGCTGGGTCACCAGCCAGGAGGACACCAACTGCATCCTGCTGCGCT GTGTTTCCTGTAATGTTTCTGTGGATAAAGAGCAGAAGCTTTCCAAACGTAAAGATGAAAATGGTTG CATTCTTGAGACCCTGTACTGTGCGGGTTGCTCCCTCCATCTTGGCTATGTATTCAGGTGCACTCCCAAGAATCTAGATTACAAGAGGGACTTGTTTTGCCTCAGTGTTGAAGCCATTGAAAG TTATACTTTAGggtcctctgaaaaacaaattatgCCAGAAGATAAAGAGCTTTTTAATCTTGAAAGCCGAGTTGAAATAGAAAAGTCTCTAAAACAg ATGGAAGATGTCTTGAAAGCATTGCAAACGAAGCTGTGGGAGGTTGAATCAAAATTGTCCTTTATGAGCTGCAAAAGCTGA